In the Arachis hypogaea cultivar Tifrunner chromosome 20, arahy.Tifrunner.gnm2.J5K5, whole genome shotgun sequence genome, ATGCATGCACAATTGCACATGAAAAGATAAAACAGAATAGAAACATACAACAAAACATAACCGAACAAGTAAATCTAGTCCATGGAGTGATCTCAAAGTCAATATCTATATCTTTCCCAGACAAATTTGGAGTTTGACCAATACTGCCTATGTAAGAATCAAATCAATCAATACTaagaatcaaatttattattaaagtaacaaattcaactcattgataattttcattaacaaaaaatttagccCCAAATTTAACTCAGTGATGATTTTCATCAACCCAAAAGTTAGCTCATGTTATTAGCACCAAATTCAGAAAATCCTACATCATTCATGATTTGCAGCAACATTTAGATCAGAAACAAAGTAAATTAATTGATTAGCAATTCAACATCATCTCAAAATACAAGGAGAAGGAAAATCTGGAAAAGACAGAATATGGGAAGCGACGATGCAGGGACTCACCAACGGACTACGGTCCACGGCGACGGCGAGGTCCGAAACCAGAAGACGACGAGCGACGACGATCCGACGAGTTGCTCCTATCGCCAGCAACGAGGATCCCAGGGAAGGCCGCGACACATGGAGACGCCGGCGAGTGTGACTGAGATGAGGCTCGAGTGAGACTGAGAGAGACTGTAGTGGGCTagtgtgagagagaagagagagtttcagTATGcgaattgagagagagagagagagagacgttcTTTGAGAAAGATATAAGAAAACCCATGCAAGATGAAGAAcagttcttttgaatttttgtttttcagatgTGTAGAAATTATGGTTTATGGAATAGTATCCACGAAATTGATAGCAgatgttgttttattttttaaattgtttaaaatttataaatataaattagctCAATTTTAAGATTTGATTAATTTTAGGAGATAAATTTTGTTCTAACATAAAAAAGGGGTATTTGAGTCgttttgtaaaattaaataaaaaaacattttttattttttctaaattataaggatattttagtaaaaatatggatatgatatatatttttttaaaaaaaaataaatgctgATGTAGATAATATAATTCACATGGCGTTTTGTTATTTGTCCTTATTTTTATTGTATCGGtacgtataaatttatcatcgtaccgtagcaaacacctattattattattattatttttgagaaAGTATacacttttattaaattttgactagtatgtaattagtaaaaaaaaaaaagtaagtaattttacattattagatgaaatctcacaccattaaaaatattattaataactatttaatgactataaattacaaaaattactaGTCCTAGCACTCCTCATTAAAAAAATCGTCATCTATTTATTATGGCATCCTAAAGCTACATTAGATGGTCCTCTTGCAAGTATTTATTTGCACAACTTTTTCTGCATTAGCGAGAGTATGTAAATGGTAATTAAAAAGATTATATATAGAGCAGGGAAGAAAAAGAAGTTATACAAAAGAAAGTATAAGAAATCATACAATCAAAGAGGGTATCTACTttacttctttaatttctttccattaaCTTTTAACAATGCAATCACATAATTATTTCATCATTCGTGTTCGAATATTAGTTCTtcgattttgaaaaggataatgtTAGATAGACAAAAAAACAGccaaaatttgtcttatttaacattaattaattgtcgcaacaattaatgaatgttaaataaattaagttatggctgtttttggcagattttctttggttaccaaatatttctGTAAATTATAATTTGATGGAGCATGGTGTTTGGAGAAAGGCACTACTTAAACTGAAACATCAACGCCAGTTAAGAGTGTCTCAAATAAGACACATATATATGGTAGTGGGTGGTCCAAATTTGAAGATGAGTATATATAGCATGTAACTTCTGAAGGATTGAATTCCAAATACACAAAGTGAAAATGACTGCCTTGACAACGCATTATTATAGCGGCACCAGTTTTCTTGATAGGATGAAAATGACGCCAACAAATTAATCTGATGAAATATTTACGTGTCACCCACATTGCATCAATCATCAACGTTGTGTGTTTGGCAAACGCGTTACAAGAGAAAAAGCACGTTTAGCCTTTttaaaaactttaatttttagtttGGCAAATTTTTGATTCATGAACGCATAAGTGATTTTGCTTTCACAACCACGTTTACAAGAAGCTATAATTCTAAACTTCTGCGTTTTACCAACGGATTTTTAGCCATCAATATttcatctttatttattttttaccaactttatcttttatgcatgttattatattatttatggaaatcttattatttttgtttacatgaacttttttttttattatttattatttttattatttttttataatatgatttattgattttattaggtaaaataaattaaacaaaaaattaattataaataataataataataataataataataataataataataataataataataataataaattatagcatattaaaaaagagtactaaagatactaaaaatatactatataaaaaatatcataaaaatttttttgatttatttcaattactaccaaaataaatatttaattttttttattattctaagtactctctaaaatttatattttgttagttttaattaaaaatatattttgtcaatttttatatattatttttagtttagtgtataaatattaattttattatagaattaattaataagatctatgcaattatctaaattaaaatgataagataatatacaaaaattatttaagttggtatctattttagtaattttttatctaaaagtaattttgaatagtataatccaaacaacatttattttattataactcATTTTAATGCAAAAATTGctaaacataaatcactttaatacaaacttatttttcattaaaatcaagtttataaaattaattttattcaaactCTCGTTTATAAACTGTAGTTGAAACACACACATAGTACATTGAACTACTACTGCTGTATATATGATTTTGGTCATAGTAGATAACACATAAATCTGACCATCAAATCATTAATAGACTGcgtcaaaaagaaaagaaaaagttaacAAAATTTCCGACCTAGAAAATGTATGGATGcatcattatataattttttattttttggatcgGTAAGGCCTAGGGGGCATTGCAAATTTGCAATTGACAGGGACATCAAAACAAAAGCAAGGATAAGGGTAAGAAATAGTAgtgataagaagaagaagaaaatattattattattattattattattattattattattattattgtgtgaGAGAATAAGGTTGAGGGACTCTGGAGAAAATTTTCTGTCCAGGAGCAAGGATAGCCATGGGATCAAAAGCGGTCTTTCTTTCAACGAATCGGGACCATTGATGATTACCAAAGTGGTTGATCCAATCTTGTCGTGAGTGGTAGTGAGGGAAGTATAGCTTGAAATCAAAGGCTTTGGCTAAGCAAAGCTGAAGAATCTGACGGTTCTGTTCCACCAAGAGTTGAGGCGATGGTCCCTTTGGTGGTGCTGGACTAAACCTCAGCAATGCTACTATGTAGAATATGTCACTCTCTGGCACCACCACCGATTGTCTACTATCCCACCTgatcatcataaaaaattaatcGCTAATTAATAATTAACCATGTCACTAATTAACATCTATATGGGTCAAAATTGAATGCGCGTGACTGTATGCAAGTAGCACACCCTGGCTGGCTGGCTGGCATGCAGAAACATTGGGCACGAGGTGGGTGGGGACCTTTGTTGTTATAATAAGAACGAAATTGAATTCCAATGCAAGACCCAGCATATTGCTCaggaattaaatcttttttctaCGGCCCACATACAttatacaaacaaaacaaaaacaaatgtcCCTTAGCTTTTACCACTTGAGAATATATGACCAAATTAAAACAccttattattaaaaagaataaaacatCTTATtattatacattgaaaataaattaaattacatatatatttataaataaatatattaataattaattttaatatataaataatatttttatattattattatgtttaacTCACTCAAACAGCCTCATGTATTTGACCCACGCTCTAAATTTTAACTACCATAATgtgatttattaatatttatgattTGGTATAATTGTATTcatgtaaaattattaattaaaataattaaataatttaatatatttaattaaattattatttaataattttttaattttaatttcacataaaaataattatacaagTGAACCAGTCCACACCATATATTCATAAAGTTCTTTATTACGAGTTTaaacatatatgtatatacttaCTTGTTTCTCAAGAGAGGGTAAACTAAGATGGGGCCATTGACACCGTCCTTGaggatcttcttgaacacctcgcTATCGAACTCGGCGATATTGGACTTTGAAACGAACAGGTTCAGCCAAGGGTGTGGCGCATCCCAAACGCCGTTGATTTTCGCATGCTCCTCGTCACGCTTTACACGTAGCAAGAACTCCGTGTATCCCATGTCCACCTGGAACTTGAGACCCTTGATGAATCGTAGCCGTCCAAGCAATCCATCAACAACCTATATGATAATAGGAGGGCATTTACGCCATCACACACACGGTTCATGGCTTCATGCTTTACAGATTCCAGAAAATGATGGCGTTTTGGCCATTTCTGGCAACTGTGGGGACCGTAACGTCAGCGAGATCTCAATGATCAGCACCGAAATTACCACAGTGCCATCACGATAAGTGCAAAGTACAGTCCCGTTTGGGTCATTTTTGCTAAGGCATGGGCCTTTTTATTTCACGAAAGCGTCAGAAAATCCAACGGAAGATACATCATTACTGTATTGTCAGTTCTCAGCACCCATTTCAAATGGAGACACAAAATTCTCAAATAATTTCTTATTATTACACTAGACTAGATAGCATTTCTTaacaatttttgtattttatagaATAGGCACACATGACACGGTGGGCTATATGTGCGCCATTAAGTTTGGACGAGAATAATAATAAGCCGTCCTCCATTCATCACTCTAGTAGTTCCAACTCTACTATATCCGTCGTATATTCACCTGTTTTACCGGGGACCCACCCGTCTACGGTTAAGAGTTTTAATTAAGAGGGACCCAGTTAGCAACCACCGAGGTCAAACAGAGTCATGATTGGCCCCTTAGGATCCACACCTTAGACTTACTAGGGAGTATAGAATATAATGGGAGTAAGGTTAGATACATACATACCGCATCAACACGGGAAGGGTGGTCTGAGTGACGATAGTGAAGAGCGAGCTCCAAGCAATAGAGAACAGGACCGGCAGAGGGAGGAATATGAATGGGGTCGAACACTTGTTGAGGGTCCAATGGCAAAGTGGGCCACCCGTTGGAGGGGTCGTCACTGTTCACAAAAACGAACCCTTCCACGTAGTCAAAACACGATTCACCTTCTTCTCTTCTCACCAGCCACTCTGCATCGCTACTGAACTCCTCAAATTCGCTGTAAACTACCCTTATCCATCTCAcctaacaaaacaaaacaaaacataatCACCTTCTATCTACGTGTCGCACGCTCATGCATCCCACCACCGAAAATTCGGGAGCTAATTAAAAATGTCAAtaaataaacacaaaaaaaatatacaatattatTCACATACCGTATGTGGAGCTTCCTGAAGTACAATCCTGGCCCTAGTTATGATACCGAACTGACCTAGACCCCCAAGAACTGCAAAGAAAAGCTCTGGACTTTGCGTTTTTGAGCATACTATGGTTTCTCCTTTCCCCGTAACCACCTCCAATTCCGTTACGTTAGAAGTCTGCGGGCCGTAACGGAACGCTTGGCCGCTCACGCCTGCATATGACAGCGTTCCGCCAACCGTTAAGCTGAGGTAATCCGTCCAGGAGCGCGGGGCCAAACCGAACTCCGAAACGCAGCGTTTCAGGACGTCTTCCCATAATGCCCCTCCCGAAACGTCGACGTATGGTGCGCCGTTAATCCTCACGAGCTGGACAAGTTCGTCCATGGAGCGCATGTCGAGGACGAGACCATGCTCCGCCATGGCCTGACCGTTGATGGAGTGGCCGTTCCCTCGTGCCGCCACCGTCAGAGTCGGAGACCTTGCTGCCGCTCTCACCACCCGAGCAACGTCGTCTGCGGTGTAGGGCCTTACGAGTGCCAAAGGCTTCACGAATTTCAAGCCGCCGAAGTCCTTGCTTGCTATTCCCAAGTCGTCGGTGGTGATGGCTTGAACGCCAAGCGTTTTGGAGAGGCTGGAAACGACGTCGTCGTCGGGCTTCGGTTCGGCGTCATTTCCCGGCAGGAAGTGCTCCGCGCAAGCTATCATGTTGAGTTAGTTGTATGTGTGTTACCGGTTGCTCCGGTGACCGGTGAAGGAATGGTTCTTGCCCTTTGAAATTGAAGGCTTTGCTTGTATGTGTTGTTTTGTGTGCTGAGAGAGGTTTGGCCTTAAATAGTGACTTCCTTTGGATTCATTTGGAATTTTCTTTCTTGAAGGATAAAAGCTAAAGAATAATGCTGCAAACCGCTACTACTCTTTTTTTACACCAACACTACAGTGGAGCATCTAATAAATCACAACAGTTTATAGGTTAAAATTCTTACTAGtcaaaacttctaaatttttattttaataaatatataaaaataaattaaaaatttaattttatattttcaaaaaaattaaaaatatttactttaatataatgataaatttatgcaTATTAAGAATACagacaaataaaaataagatacgtagattatattattcatataaatatttagtttttttatttattatatcattgtatttattaaaatatctttataatttattaaaaaaacaaaaatattttttatttaattttataaaaaaatatttttagtttttaataaattataaaatagtttaataaatacaataatatgatatatatttttttaaaaagaattaaatacTTACGCAAATAATATAATCcacatattatattttaatttataatttagctaatatgtattttaagagcatatgataaatttataattaataaaaatttttaaatatttttttatttaacaaatataaaataaagggcaattcacataaataaattgttttacttttaaaattacgTAAATGCATTATTTTTAAAACGAAGACGTAAATGCATTGTTTCACATATCTATGGAAACCGCTACTAACAGTAGCGATTTACACAAACACAGAATCTGCTACTGTCAACCGCGGATTAGGTTGAGTTGTGGCAGCATGGAAACCGCTGTTGTCAGCCGCAGTTTTTGCATGATTATAGTTGGTCATAAACCGCTACTACCAATAGCGGTTTATGTGCATTGGGACACGTGTGTAAACTGCTAGAGGCAACAACAATTTACGTTGAGTATAAAAACAAATAGTAAAACTAatctttatctaaaaaaaattacaaaacaaataattaatggtatatactatttaaataatatcataaataaaaaaaattaatttatcatttcacaatataatttaaaaaatataaatatgtatgtaatcaattttttatttgtatttattattaaaagtgagaccaaattacaaataaaaaaatacaatactcaaagtattaaattatataaatcaagactaattttttttattctcatctcttttaaaatttataaataataaaataattaatttttagtcaaaAGTTcactaaatcatatatttttctctttaaaaatcacttcattttttttatttatatcaaccatACAAAGGAGATTCGGAGAGTTTGGAACATGCGTTGTGTTCTTTGCTGCTGATTTTACATTTGAGGTTCTAGCTAAatgaatttcttttttatttgtgcaactttGTTGTCTTATGccaaaaaataaaactatttgtattttatagttgattgattggataaataatagtgatagcatcataattttgatgaataaaataaaaaatataaatatgcatgtaataattttttatttgtatttattattaaaatgagactaaatagcaaatcaaagagtgagTATTCAAAgagtattaaaatatataaactaaaactaatttttttttattttcatcccTTCTAAAAttcatgaatgataaaataatttatttttagtaaaaaattcactaaaaataacaaatcaaataaaagaattcactattttttactaaaaataaattattttatcattaatgagttttagaagggatgaagataaaaaaaattattcttagtttatatattttagtattctgtcttactctttttttttttggtgacttctgtcttactctttgatttgctatttagtctcattttaataataaatacaaatgaaaaattattacatgcatatttatatttttttattttattcatcaaaattatgatgctatcactattatttatcaaatcaatcaactataaaatacaaa is a window encoding:
- the LOC112784141 gene encoding cytokinin dehydrogenase 7, giving the protein MIACAEHFLPGNDAEPKPDDDVVSSLSKTLGVQAITTDDLGIASKDFGGLKFVKPLALVRPYTADDVARVVRAAARSPTLTVAARGNGHSINGQAMAEHGLVLDMRSMDELVQLVRINGAPYVDVSGGALWEDVLKRCVSEFGLAPRSWTDYLSLTVGGTLSYAGVSGQAFRYGPQTSNVTELEVVTGKGETIVCSKTQSPELFFAVLGGLGQFGIITRARIVLQEAPHTVRWIRVVYSEFEEFSSDAEWLVRREEGESCFDYVEGFVFVNSDDPSNGWPTLPLDPQQVFDPIHIPPSAGPVLYCLELALHYRHSDHPSRVDAVVDGLLGRLRFIKGLKFQVDMGYTEFLLRVKRDEEHAKINGVWDAPHPWLNLFVSKSNIAEFDSEVFKKILKDGVNGPILVYPLLRNKWDSRQSVVVPESDIFYIVALLRFSPAPPKGPSPQLLVEQNRQILQLCLAKAFDFKLYFPHYHSRQDWINHFGNHQWSRFVERKTAFDPMAILAPGQKIFSRVPQPYSLTQ